The Actinomadura graeca nucleotide sequence GATCTCCGGAGATCACGACCGCGTCACGCGCGGGCCCGCCGTCCGGGTGCCGCGGCGCCGCTCCCCTTCGGCGTCCGCGCCGCCCGTCGCGGGCAGGCCGTCCGCGCTAGACGGCCTGGCGCTTCAGCTTGCGGCGTTCGCGTTCGGAGAGACCTCCCCAGATGCCGAAACGCTCATCGTGCTGCAGCGCGTACTCCAAGCACTCCGTTCGCACCTCGCATGCCCGGCACACCTTCTTGGCCTCGCGAGTGGAGCCGCCCTTCTCCGGAAAGAACGCCTCCGGGTCCGTCTGCGCGCACAGGGCGCGCTCCTGCCAGCCCAACTCTTCACCGTCTGTGCCGTGCGCCAGCGGGATGACTACCTCGCTCACAGCGCACCTCCTACCCGTGGAGCCCCCTGGTCAATGCCTTCCCTCGAGCTCCTTCCCCCGAGAAGGCATAGAAATCACACCCATGAAATTACACGCGTGTAGCGCCCGCCCCGTCAAGCGGAACGAGTTTCGCGGGGGACATAGCCGGTTA carries:
- a CDS encoding WhiB family transcriptional regulator, whose product is MSEVVIPLAHGTDGEELGWQERALCAQTDPEAFFPEKGGSTREAKKVCRACEVRTECLEYALQHDERFGIWGGLSERERRKLKRQAV